The window ACAAGTTGTATCATTTAGGCACCCACTTTAAACAAGAAAGCGCTTAAAAAGTAGTTAGCAAGCAATATTAATAATGAGGCTATTACTACACTCTGAGTAGTTGAGTGGCCTACGCCTTGAGCGCCACCTGTAGTTGAAAGGCCCATATAGCAGCCAGTCCACGATAATATAAGGCCAAACACTGCAGACTTTATAAGGCCGCCGACTATATCTGATATATTAACATGTTGCTGAATGCTGGAAAGATAGATTTCTGGATTAAGCTCAAGCACATAGATGCTATAAATATAACCACCTATAATGCCAAAGAGCATCGAAAATAACGTTAAAAAAGGCAAAATAAGTGTGCCAGCAACTACGCGTGGTACTATTAAATACTGATAAGGATCGATACATAACGTGCGTAAAGCATCAACTTGTTCGGTGATTTGCATAGTGCCAAGCTCAGCCGTCATTGCTGAACCTGCACGCCCTATAACAAGTAGCCCCGTAAGCAAAGGACCAAGCTCACGCGACATACCTAAAGCTACTACAACACCAATAAACTCTTCGCCACCAAAGCGACTTAGACCAATGTAAGTTTGTAGTGCTAATCCAAAACCAGT of the Candidatus Dependentiae bacterium genome contains:
- a CDS encoding ABC transporter permease; amino-acid sequence: MLHIVDGIGSWVIRTCSIVGTFALFLFSTLSTLVTTRLKVRQVIAQMQRIGVESFTIIFITGFFTGFGLALQTYIGLSRFGGEEFIGVVVALGMSRELGPLLTGLLVIGRAGSAMTAELGTMQITEQVDALRTLCIDPYQYLIVPRVVAGTLILPFLTLFSMLFGIIGGYIYSIYVLELNPEIYLSSIQQHVNISDIVGGLIKSAVFGLILSWTGCYMGLSTTGGAQGVGHSTTQSVVIASLLILLANYFLSAFLFKVGA